One genomic window of Deinococcus planocerae includes the following:
- a CDS encoding S1C family serine protease → MRPIPLLTSLLLLAAPAASAQTAPAPPRQTPAAPTQAAPSTLRPDELSQVEVLERSLRGVVYISAETPGDEQPVFSSPLFEDPRGGVEQSSGSGFFVDAQGYALTNFHVVEGATRLSVRLLGQSREFPARVVGTAPDYDLALIQVQNVPAGLIRPLPLGDSTRLRVGQRVFAIGAPLGQQFSASEGIVSAVERTIPTGQRQVPQNAIQTDAAINPGNSGGPLLNSAGQVIGINTQILSPSGAVTGIGQSAGIGFAIPSNVAGRLLPRLRAGETVTGPRIGVVLAPFELSVFSEQARRQYNLPREGALVVTVEPNGPAARGGLRGGTQRINTPFGPITLGGDVITAVNGQPIETSADLRERLFSGQVGETLRLTVVRGGQTVQVPVTLAPGTPPSTGQGR, encoded by the coding sequence ATGCGACCGATCCCGCTGCTCACCTCGCTCCTGCTCCTCGCCGCGCCCGCAGCTTCGGCCCAGACCGCACCCGCCCCGCCCCGGCAGACGCCAGCCGCGCCGACCCAGGCGGCCCCGAGCACGCTGCGCCCCGACGAACTCTCGCAGGTCGAGGTGCTGGAGCGCTCGCTGAGGGGCGTGGTCTATATCAGCGCCGAGACGCCCGGCGACGAGCAGCCCGTCTTCTCCAGCCCGCTGTTCGAGGACCCCCGCGGCGGGGTGGAGCAGTCGAGCGGCAGCGGCTTTTTCGTGGACGCGCAGGGGTACGCCCTGACGAACTTCCACGTCGTGGAGGGGGCGACCCGGCTGAGCGTGCGCCTGCTGGGCCAGAGCCGCGAGTTTCCGGCGCGCGTCGTGGGCACCGCGCCCGACTACGACCTCGCCCTGATACAGGTGCAGAACGTACCCGCAGGTCTCATCCGGCCCCTGCCGCTCGGGGACAGCACGCGGCTGCGCGTGGGGCAGCGGGTCTTCGCCATCGGGGCGCCCTTGGGGCAGCAGTTCTCGGCGTCCGAGGGCATCGTGTCGGCGGTGGAGCGCACCATCCCCACCGGGCAGCGGCAGGTGCCGCAAAACGCCATCCAGACCGACGCGGCGATCAATCCCGGCAACTCGGGCGGACCGCTGCTCAACAGCGCCGGGCAGGTCATCGGGATCAACACCCAGATCCTGTCGCCCTCGGGCGCGGTGACGGGCATCGGGCAGAGCGCGGGCATCGGCTTCGCCATTCCCAGCAACGTCGCGGGCCGCCTGTTGCCGCGGCTGCGCGCGGGCGAGACGGTCACCGGGCCGCGCATCGGCGTGGTGCTCGCGCCCTTCGAACTCAGCGTCTTTTCCGAGCAGGCCCGCCGTCAGTACAACCTCCCGCGCGAGGGGGCCCTCGTCGTGACGGTCGAGCCGAACGGCCCGGCGGCACGCGGCGGCCTGCGCGGCGGCACCCAGCGGATCAACACGCCCTTCGGGCCGATCACCCTCGGCGGCGACGTCATCACCGCCGTCAACGGCCAGCCCATCGAAACCTCCGCCGACCTGCGCGAGCGGCTCTTCAGCGGCCAGGTGGGCGAGACGCTGCGCCTCACCGTCGTGCGCGGCGGCCAGACCGTGCAGGTCCCCGTCACCCTCGCCCCCGGCACGCCCCCGAGCACGGGGCAGGGGCGGTAG
- a CDS encoding MerR family transcriptional regulator yields MTQSPQPLTFYTTAELAREAGVTRRTVMHYAELGLLTPDQVTASGRALYGPYALRLLRDVMDLRILGVPLDEVRDMVTLRRATHDVGGTYRHDWTRADIPLSDERLRAVHARLRALNAAYARQAEGLARFDRWLTKRFTGGDVPPLPEPALAGDEGG; encoded by the coding sequence ATGACGCAGAGCCCCCAGCCGCTCACCTTCTACACGACCGCCGAACTCGCCCGCGAGGCGGGGGTGACCCGGCGCACGGTGATGCACTACGCCGAACTGGGCCTCCTGACCCCCGACCAGGTGACGGCCTCGGGGCGGGCGCTGTACGGGCCCTACGCGCTGCGGCTCTTGCGGGACGTGATGGACCTGCGCATTCTGGGCGTGCCCCTCGACGAGGTGCGCGACATGGTGACCCTGCGGCGGGCGACCCACGACGTGGGCGGCACGTACCGCCACGACTGGACCCGCGCCGACATCCCCCTCAGCGACGAGCGGCTGCGGGCCGTCCACGCGCGGCTGCGGGCCTTGAACGCCGCCTATGCCCGGCAGGCCGAGGGCCTCGCCCGCTTCGACCGCTGGCTCACCAAGAGATTTACGGGGGGCGACGTGCCCCCGCTGCCGGAGCCCGCCCTGGCCGGGGACGAGGGGGGCTGA